CAAGTCCCGGACCGGGGTAAAAAGGCATGAAGCCAAAGGGTTTCGTCGAGGCAGCGTCGATGACCTCCCAGATGTTGATACCGATTCGGTCACACATCAGGGCCATTTCGTTGACGAGACCGATGTTGATGGCGCGGAACGTGTTTTCCAACAACTTGACCATCTCGGCTGCGCGCGGAGAGCTGACCTGGACGACGCGATCAATGGACGCCCCGTAGAGTTCAGCGGCCAACGCCGAGCAATCGGACGTCAGGCCACCCACGACCTTCGGCACGTTCTTGGTATTCCACTTCACATTGCCCGGGTCGACGCGCTCCGGCGAAAACGCCAGGAAGAAGTCGGATCCCGCCCGCAGGCCGGATTCCTCGAGGATGCTTCGCACAACTTCTTCCGTCGTACCCGGGTAGGTGGTCGACTCGAGGATCACGAGCATGCCTGGGTGCAGATGCTCCTTCACCAACTGTGCGGCAGTAAGCACGTACGTCATATCGGGGTCTCGGGTTTTGCGCAGCGGTGTAGGCACACAGATATTGATCGTGTCGAGGCGACCCGCCGCCCCCAGGTCGGTCACGGCGTGGAGGCGGCCGGCATCGGCCAGCGCCGCAACCGCCGAACTTGGCACGTCTGCGACATAAGAAGTCCCGGCGTTTATCGCATCGCACTTGCGCTTGTCGATGTCGATGCCGACAACGGAGAACCCGGCCTGGCCGAACTCGACCGCCAGAGGTAAGCCGACATATCCGAGGCCGATGACGCCGGTGCGAGCCGTGCGCGTGGAAAGTCGCTGGAACAAAGCCTCAGCGTACGGACTGTCAAAGGCAGCTGCGGGCATAGGACGACTCCCCGAACAGACGGGCAGCCGCACAGCAGATCGCTGCCCCCATTATTTATTTTCAGATAATTCGATCGTGCTGCGGGAAGATCGTATCCGATGGCAAAGTCGGCCACGTGGCAAAGTTTCTAGCCGGCTTTATCGGAGCCCGCCTCGAGTGATCGGTTCGAATACTTGCCCGTTCCGCTGAATTCATTGGGGATACGAATCGCCTGCGCTGTGTGCGCCGACCAGTTTGCGAGTTCGGCGGATTCGGCGCCGACGTAGGTACAGGCCCACCGCCAGGACCGCAACGGCCACGAGAACGGCGCCCCCCGCAACGTAGGCCGCGACCCACGAATGCCACGCGCTGGTGGACGGCGTCGGCACGAAGATGTCGCCCGCTGGTCGGATCGCCACGTTAACCGGGACGCCTTCCGCGCCCGCGGCGAGTACGTCTCCCGTCAGTTCTGACCAGTCGCTGGTCGTCCCGTCGATATAGCTGAACAGCGGGTCTACCAGCGTCCAATCGCCAGTCGTCGTGACAAGGACGACGGAACGGTTACGCGGGGGATCGGCGAAAGCCTGAATGGATCCAAGCCCGTATTCGATGTTCACGTTCAGTTCGGCCGGCAATCCGAAGTTGATGATGGAGCCGTCGCCGCTGACCGGTGGCGTCAGCGATGTTTGCTTGATGGTTTTTGAATTGGCCACGATCAGGGCCCCGGAGTTGGCGTCAGCCGCCGCCTGGATATTCACTACTTGCGGCTTGATTTCGACCTGGGTTTGGCGCGCAATCGCGGTCAGTACGCGGGCGGCGTAGCTGAGCTGATCCGGGCTGCTGCCGTCAAGCGCCACCATGAAGCTTGGGCTGAACTCGGACGGAAAGGCAGCAAACCCTTCGAGCGGAGGACCTCCACGGTGCATGGTGAGGGTCGATCGTGGATCGATCTGGAATGCCATCGACGCCACCAACGGCCCACAGTCTTGATTCGGGGTGTAGGTGAGAGCCAAATCCAGGCTGATCCATTGTCGGTCGACCAACTGGTGCTCCAGGTCGAACGTCGCGTCGAGATGTCCGGATCCGTCGAGCGGGGCTTGATAGACGACGACATTTTGAGAGCGGATTACGACGGCTGCCGCGTCA
The nucleotide sequence above comes from Mycolicibacterium moriokaense. Encoded proteins:
- a CDS encoding nucleotide sugar dehydrogenase; translation: MRLPVCSGSRPMPAAAFDSPYAEALFQRLSTRTARTGVIGLGYVGLPLAVEFGQAGFSVVGIDIDKRKCDAINAGTSYVADVPSSAVAALADAGRLHAVTDLGAAGRLDTINICVPTPLRKTRDPDMTYVLTAAQLVKEHLHPGMLVILESTTYPGTTEEVVRSILEESGLRAGSDFFLAFSPERVDPGNVKWNTKNVPKVVGGLTSDCSALAAELYGASIDRVVQVSSPRAAEMVKLLENTFRAINIGLVNEMALMCDRIGINIWEVIDAASTKPFGFMPFYPGPGLGGHCIPIDPFYLSWKVKEVGFEARFIELAGHVNAAMPRYVVDKIADALNEQGKSIKGANILVMGVAYKANVDDVRESPALDVITLLVKKGACVTYHDPFVPHMDAEYSGTGHRMDSVPYSRETVAAADCVVVTTDHQTFDYVELVQAARVIVDTRNAVKVSAPNVFKLGAPNPGA